TTTCGCGCGTCGATGGGTACCCACCCGAAGCCAGAGTGAAGAAACCCGGGAACGACGACCGCGTGGACGTCACCGCGGGTGTTACCATCGCCGCCAGGGTCGAGGAGACCGGCTCCCAGGGTATAGAGATACGCGCGGGTAGGGGGGTTGGTGAGACACCATCCGGAGAACCAGCGATATCCGAGGCTGCGCGGGAACAGATAATCGACAACCTGCGCTACCTCGCTGACTCCTACGGGATCGGTCTAAGGGTCACGATCGAGGTGCCGGACGGCGAGGAGATCGCCCGCAAGACCCTGGCACACCGTCACGGGGTAGAAGGAGGCATCTCGATCCTGGGAACGAAGGGTTTGGTGGACCCGAACTCAGAGGAGGCCATCGAGGGGTCGATCCGGAGCGACCTCCGGTACGTCGGGCGCTTTCCCTGTCTGGTCACCGGGTACAGGACCATGGACAGGGCGCGACGACTCGGGATACCCTCTCGCGACATCATCAACTGCCATGGAAGGTACGACCTGGCGCTCGAGGCCGTGAAAACAGGTGTTCCGGCGGACGGGGAGGTCAAACGATTCGGCGCCGTGCTGATCTTCGGAATGCCAGGCAAGCTGCTCAAGCTCGCGGCGGGCGTGTACAACACGCACTCGAAGGTAGCCGACGCACGCCGCGAGTCCCTGGTGACCCGACTAGTCGAGATCGGCCGGCCCGACATCGCGGTCAAGGCGTTGCGTCACGAGGGGCTGATATCCGAGTTCCTCAGAGGCCTCGACCCAGACGTCCGTCGGAAGCTGTTCGAACGCGTCTGCGAGCTCGTCGAGGAGCGGGTGAGCTCCGATCACGACATCGAGTGCGGGTGCGCGCTATACTTCCGCTCGGGCGACTCCGAAGAAGTCGTTGAGGGGGAGGGCTGGAAGCGGCTGGTTCGCGGGCACGATGATGATCTGATCGGCCGTCCGAGGGGATGAGGACACAGGCCGCCGCTGAATCCCGACCTTAACGGAGTGGAAGCATCCCGGATGATGACCTAATCGGCCGCCCGATCGGTGAGGACGTTCCAGGCCGCTGACGGGGTCAAGCTACCTCGACACCTTCCGAGACCCCGTGTATCGCCGACACGCACTTTCCGCTCAACGCGTCTTCGAGCGCCGTCTTGACGTCTTCGGCATCCTCGCGCCAGCACACGGCGAAGACCGTGGGTCCCGCGCCGCTGATCGCGAACCCCAACGCCCCTGCCCCGTAGGCGGCTTCCCGGAGCTCACCATATCGGGGCACGAACCGCCTGCGCACGGGCTCGGAGATCCTATCCTGTCCGATCAACCTCGCGAACGTCTCCGCGTCCCCCTCCGCGATCGCCGCCACCATCAGCGCGACCGCCGAGAGGTTGTTCACAACGTCGTCAAGCGAAGGCGGCCTTTCTCTGAGGACCCTCCTGGCCTCCTCCGTGGTCACCCTGACCCCGATCGGCGTCACCGTCACGAACCCGAGGTCCCCAGGTACCTCCAGCCTCCTGTACTCCCGCTCGGACCGCCAGATCACGAAACCGCCCAACAGGCACGGGGCCACATTGTCGTAGTGGGGCTCCCCGGCTGCCGCGCGCTCCCCTTCCGCCGCGAACCTGAGCAGCTCGGACTCCTCGAGCCCTAGCCCGAACTCCCGGTCGATAGCCACGGCCGCAGCCACCGCCGAGGCCGCGCTACTACCTAATCCCCCCACAGGAACGCCCTTACCGATCTCTAAGGTCACCCCGGGTAGGTCGAACTCCTCAACCATCCTCAGGGCCACGCGTCCCGCGGTGTTGCGCTCGGGATCGGTCGGGATCGAATCCTCGGTGACTATCCTCACGCCGTCCGCTTCGCGGGCCTTCACGACGTCATGGAACCCGTCGACCGCCAGTCCGAACACGTCGAACCCTGGACCGACGTTGGCGATCGTCGCCGGTGCCCGTACGACCGTCGACAACGGCGTCACCCCGACAAGGATACTTAGCGCCGGCCCTTCCTGGGATCGGGTGGTACCCTTGAACATCAGCCGTTACTTCGCTCTAGCCCCCGGCGCCGGGGTTTCGTCCAAGGAGCTCGTCCAGTGGCTCCTCGAGAACTCACCGCCCGAAGTGACGATCAAGGAGACCTGCTTCGGGGCCATCGCGGACGGTCCCGAGGACGAGCTACGGAAGCTCGCCGAGAGGGCACGTGAGGAGTTCGGATACGCCGTGTTCTCCAAGGTGAGGGGATACCCCGCAGGGGACCCCAGAGTCTGCCGGAGAACCAGAGGGGGCGGTCCCAGACCCGGGTTCCCGCAACTCCAGCGCGAGGTCGAACTCCTCGACCTCATCGCGGAGGGATTGCGCGCCCTGGACAGGGGGGAGGAGGTAGAACTAGAGGAGCGGGAACCAGTGTCCGCGAATACGATCCGGAAGCTCGCCGAAGAAGAGCTGGAGTAACCCTCGTGAGGGATATCGGCGTCCTAAGATGAGATGACGGGGATACATATCGGGTACAACATCGCCACAGCTAACAGCTCACGCCCCGCATGGAGTCTTCCTGTATTATCTTTTTCCACCGTCAATTAATAAGTCTAAGAAATGTCACAGAACCTGATAGTCGAATCCCGACTTCCGTATTCTGCCGTCAGGATAATACCACACGAGACGTGAACGTGTGCTGTGGGTCGGAGATGATGATCCAACCTACCGGCACCCCATATCGTGTCGCTAGTGTGCGGAACCTCCTAGGGTTCTGATCAGGAAGGCTTCTAGTCGGTCTGAGTTCTCCTAGAGGGTCCCCGGAGCTCGATCGTATTCGAGGTCTCGCGTCGGAGGTCGGGCTTAACTCGCAAAACGAGTACCCGAAACGAGTACCCGTCTCGCCCGGTTCGTGTGGAGATACGAGAGTACTGAGAGTGGAGTTGCGCATTAACTGACGGGTCCGGCTAGAGGACTCTCCCAGGTCCAGGGAAACTTGACACCCCCGTGGAATACTTTCGTTCTAGGGTTTGGGTGGAAAGCTCGCCCGCGCTCGAACCGGTGATCACGACTCAACCTGGCAACGTAGTACGGGGCCGCTGGAGCTTCAGCGGCCCGTCTGCTCCTCGATACGATGGGTGAGAGTGTTTACGTACTGTTATCCACTAACACTCATACTAATATCGCACTATATACGTATCATCTTCGTATGATTACTCAACAATAGTAATGTGATCGCCCGACCACGATGGAACGGAATGTGGATCACGGGTGGAAATTCTACACCACTTCCAACGCGGGATCGTATTGGAAACGAACGCACATGTCCGGTACTGGGGCGAGGGTCCACGAAGGAGCACCGTCTACGGCATAAGACTCAAATACTGGAAGGGGTTGGATGGGATTGTGGGATAGGGCCCGCAGTTCAGCCCGGCAGAACGCCGGCCTGACGAGCCGGTGGTCCCGGGTTCAAATCCCGGCGGGCCCACCACCGCTAATTGTTACGAAAATCATAACAACATGACCCCGGACCTCGAGAATGAGGTGATTGAATTCTCTCCATACCATCATGGGAATCGTGACGCTCGCTCCGCCTAACTATTATATGAGTCATATGTTCTTGATTTCCGGAAAGTATTGAGCGGTGGTCCCGCCGGACCTGGGGGACTGTTGAGGCTGGGCATCCCGTTCCTTGTCGGCGTTACGGCGTACCAGGGTGGGACCGGCAAGACTACAGTGGCTTTCAACGCAGGTTTGGAGTTCGCGCGTCCTAGGGGCTTCGACGGTGTCCCAGCCTGCCCAGTGGTTATGATCGATCTTGACCCACAGGGTCAAGCCAGGAAGGGTGGGAGAACGCTGGTTTCCTTGTTCGAGGACGGACCGTTCGAGCGACACTCGATCAGGATATCGGTCTCGGACTTCCGAATGTGGAAAGTGGAGTACGATCCCAACGGCTTTGACGACATCGTCCGAAAGGACGTACCGTTCGGCACCGCACTACTGGCCGTACCTAGAAAGGGGCTGGAAAGGATCAACGCCAGTTCGTTACGGAGATTAATAGGGGAGGTACACGAGTTGGTTGGCGATCCCCCAATCGCCTTGGTGGACACTCCACCGATGAACGTGAGGGCGGAGTGGGTTCGAAACATTCTGGTAGAGTGCGATCTGGTGGTGCCGGTGGCGGACTTCAGGTCGATCAAGCAGTTAAGTAGGTTCTTCCGTGAGTCGGGCTACGTGACCCGATTCGCCGTACTGAACAAGGTGTTCGAAGGGCGAACGAAGGAGGCCGAATTCCTGAGGAAGCGTGTGAAGGAAGAGCTGAGCCGATTACCGATAGATACCGAATCCGACTTGATTTGGGTTCCCGATTCCGAGGTGATCCGCGTGGCGACGGATCTCGGAGTACCCGTGCGGATGAGGTTCAACTCCTACGGTTACGCCACACCTTTCCGTAGGATAGCACGTCGAATCACACTGGAATGGAGCCGGAGGGTGATATAATGACTTCCACGGAGGTCAAGTTCGACGGCGAGGCAGTACAGCGCGTGTTCGGCGTTCCGCGAGATGTGATTAAGGGTACGGTAGTAGGAGCTATGGACGTCATGGAGGAGAGGAAATCCGAAGGCCTCGCCGCGATCCGGCGACCGGATGAGATATGGCCAATAGGACGGGCACTGGCGCGGTTGGCCTCGACGGCGAGAACGTCGCTAATCCGGACGGGCGGTATCTCGGAACCGTGGGGAGTACTCGAAAACGTGCTTGGAGACAACGAGCCGAAATCCCCGCTTCTCCGTCGATTGTGGGCTTTGACTATGGGACGGGGAAGTGTTGGTTTCCCTGCACTGACTCCGGAGACTACGGTGATAGCTTGGGGCGTTCGAGACACCGGCGAGGTGAACTTGGAGGTGAGAAGCTTGGTGGAAACCCCGGTTGTTCGAGGTCTGGTGACGCTGGCAGTGATGGACGACATGGGTGAGATGATGCTAGACAGGTTAGGTGATCGGGCGGAGCGGTTGTCCGAAGCACTCCGACGGGCGTTCGACGACCGAGCGATCAAACTTCTGGGTACTTGCGCGTGCTCGTGGATGTCGGAGAAGCTCGGGGACGAGTTCGAGGAGTGGTGGAACGAAGGCGGTGGGTGGCGGGCTCTCTATAGAGTCGTACGTAAGAGCGAGCTGGTGGAGTCGACGGTGAAGGAACGCACCGGGATAGAGCCCGGGAAGTAAGCCCGCGGTCCGGCCCCCACGGTTTCGTTTCATGATATCCGGTTTTCGAGTTCTCGGTACACCCCGCCCTCACTCGTCGCGAAAGCGACCACTTATCAGAACTGTCGACATTTTACCCGCTCATCGACATTGATTGTGAGGTATTCGTCATTCATGGCTAAAGATAGTGAGTGAGTTATGGTGGCTAGTTTTGAAAGGTGGATAAATCTGTGTTGGATGGTATATGTGAAATAGTTGAAAGATTGATTTGATTAGGCAGTGTTCATATAAGGAGTAGGACAATAACATTTTTCAATCGGGAAAGGATAGGTGTGTCGAAGTTGATGGTGATGAGAATGAAAAGAAAAATAAAGGCAGTAAGAGGTAAAAATAGTAGAAAGCAATACACTGAACTGTTGGATTAAGAAGAACACTCTCGAGAAGAATACTCTAGATTACTGGGTCAAGGTATAATAGAAGATTATGCATAGAGGTGAGTAAGGTGTGATGGGGAGGAGGACTACTCCTTCTCCACCGGGCCCAGGACACTGTCCAGGGCCTTCTTCCAGGCCTTGGTGGGCACCTCCGGCATCGCGGTGACGCCCTCGCGGACGACGGTTATCGCGCTCACCGGGCACGCCCGGGCGCACGCTCCGCAGTAGGCGCAGGTCTCCGGGTGTGCCACGATCTTAGTTTTACCAGCCTTACCGCCTTTCTCAAACTCCAGCGCGCCGCACGGGCACACCTCGACGCACAGTCCGCAACCGACGCACTCCTCGTCGTCGACCTCCAGGGTTCCCTCGTACGGCTTGATCACCTCGATGGCGTCGACCGGGCAGACGAAGCCACACCATCCGCAGTATACGCAGGAGCTCGGGTCGACGTCGACGGACCCATCGACCTCACTCTTCTCCGGGATCTCGCCGCGGGTGGTACCGTAGCACACCATACAGCCGACCTTGATCGCGTCCACCGGGCACGTCCTCATGCATACGCCGCAGTACACGCACTTGTCCTCGTCGACTTCGATGCTGAACTCGGGCTCAGGGTTATCGGCGCTGGGCTTCGGCCGCTCGACCGTGATGGCGTCGGCAGGACACGCTTCCTCGCAAGCCTTACAATAGATGCACTTCTCCTCGTCGATCTCGATCTCTCCCATCACGAGGTCACCGGGTGTCGGAACCTCGCGCTCGACTGTAATAGCCTCCTGCGGGCAGGTGTCGGCGCATAGGGAGCAGTACACGCACTTCTCCTCGTCCACTTCCACCGACTTCGGCAGCTTAGGCAGTCCAACCTCTGTCATGGGCTTCCCGTTGACGAACAGCTGGATGACGTCGTACGGGCATACGAAGGAGCAGATGCCACAGAGGACGCACTTACTCTCGTCGACGTCGATCGGGTCCTCTCCCTTGCGCACGACGGCGGACGGTGGTGCCACGGAGATCGCGCCCACTGGGCAAGCCGTCTCGCAGATCCCACAGGCGGCGCACTTCGACGTGTTTACCACGAGTTCCCTCTCCTCTGCACCCTCCCTGACCACGCGCAGCAGCGGTGGGGATACCTCCTTCACGGGTTCTAGCCTGGCTTCCGCCATGTGTGTTTCCCCCAAGTAAATCTCGTTCGCGCCACCCTCAGACCGTCGTCCGCTATAAATCGTGTTGTCGACACCTGAATGATGGTAAAGGTTATCTATATTTACATGCGTAAGACGCAGTCCACCTCGGCACCACTAAGCGACAGATGTCCGCTGTCGGCGTCCTAACTTCACGGATGAAACGGCCGTCTTTCATGTTCCGAAAGGTTTAAGTCCGAAGAGTAGAGGACAGACGTTGTGTGGAGTCCGATTGCTACGTCTGGTCCAGAAGGTTCTGTGGTGGATTCTGTCCAACCTGGAAGAAGTTATCTATACGGAGAACTTACTGCTCCGCGTGGTAAGCCGTACGATCGTTGTGATGTTGCTACCGATCAGGTTACCGTACAGGTTGTTGAAGACGATCGCTGAATACCTACGACGAGGACTTACATCCACCTACTAGAGAACGTTCCGTTTACTTTCTTGAGATTCCGAGGTTCGCGTTCCCCGTTGCCATGTACCCTACCCGGTGCCCTTGTTTTCCTCCGTCAAGGACGTCACGCGGTGACCATCACGGTTAGTCTTACGGTTGATTACCGCTCCACTTTTTGGTGCGAGGCACGCTGGTTCGAATAGGGAGTGCGGTTGGCTCACGCAGTGATCCGAGTTTTCAGTCCGATACTTACCTGTATGGAGTTTTCCGTAGGTGATGATACCTTCCGATACCGTCAAGAGTCGGGATCGAGGGTTGGTATCATTCGCGAGCGACGGACCGTGGCGGGTCAGTGTCATAGCGTACGCCCGGTGTACCTAAGTGGTGCACCGCTGTGTAATCCGTCAGGAATCCGATCGGCCGGGGGGTGCCTCCGTGGCGAAGATCCTGGTGACGGATCCCATACACGAGGACGCGCTGAGGAAGCTCGAGGAGCTAGGAGAGGTCATCGTGTTAGAGGACGCCGACGAAGAGGAGATCCGGGAGCACGTGAGGGACGCGGACGCTTGGGTGGTGAGGAGCGGGACGAGGGTGACGAGGGAGATGATCAAGGAGGCCGAGCGCCTCAAGGTCATCGCCAGAGCGGGTGTGGGCGTCGACAACATCGACGTGAAGGCCGCTACGGAACGCGGTATCATCGTCGTCAACGCGCCGGAGTCGAGCTCGATCTCTGTCGCGGAACACACGATGGGTCTCATCCTCGCGTTGGCCAGGAAGATACCGCAGGCGGACAGATCGGTACGCCGCGGGGAGTGGGACAGGAAGACGTTCATGGGCGTTGAGCTGGCTGGGAAGACTTTGGGCCTCATCGGCCTCGGCAGAATAGGTCAACAGGTGGCCAAGCGTGCCAAGGCGTTCGAGATGGAAGTGATAGCGTACGACCCGTACATACCGAGGAAGGTGGCGGAGGAGCTCGGGGTGGAGCTCGTCGACGAGCTCGAGGAGCTGCTGGAGCGCGCCGACATAGTCTCGATCCACGTCCCCCTGACCGAGGAGACGGAGGGGATGATCGGCGAGGAGGAGCTGAAGAGGATGAAGAGCTCGGCGTTCCTGATCAACTGCGCGCGCGGTAAGATCGTGGACGAGGAGGCGCTGATCAAGGCGCTGAAGGAGGGCTGGATCGCGGGCGCCGCCCTCGACGTGTTCGCCGAGGAGCCGCCCGGCGAGGACCACCCTCTGTACGAGCTGGACAACGTGGTCCTGACGCCGCACATCGGCGGCTCGACTGGTGAGGCACAGCGATCGGCGGGTCTGATCGTGGCCCGTGAGATCGAGCGGGTGTTGAAGGGTGAGATCCCAGAGAACGTGGTCAACCTACCGCTGGCTGGCGTGCCGGACGACGTGAGAGAGCTGATGGAAGTGGGCGAGCGACTGGCCGACGCTGCCGCCCAGGCACTCGAGGGACGTCTGAGATCGGTTCAGGTTAAGGTGGGTGGTGAGTTCGAGGATCGGGAGAAGGAGGCGCTGAAACGGGCAATTCTGAAGGGATGCCTGGACCGTGTGTTGACGGATCCCGTTACCATGGTCAACGCGATAGACGTCGCCGAGCGAAGGGGGATCGAGTTCGAGTTCACGGTCTCGGACGAGCTCGAGGGAGGAGAGGTGGAAGTGGTTGTCCGCTCGGACGAGGACGAGATCTCGCTCAGGGGCGAGCTAGTCGAGGATCGGGTGTACCTGACGTCGGTGAACGGGTACGAGGTGAGGTTCAAGCTCAGCGGTCCGACGCTCTTCGTGTGGCACGTGGACAGGCCTGGGGTGATCGGGGAAGTCGGGATAATCCTGGGCGAGCACCGCGTGAACGTGGCAGCGATGGAAGTCGGACGCCGGGAACGTGGCGGCGAGGCGATCATGGTCATACGGACGGACGAGGAGCCGCCCGAGGAGTGCCTGCGGGCCATCGACGAGGTCGAACCGGTCCGCCGGGTGGAGCTCGTCAGGTGCTGAAGAGCGTGGCCGTGGCGGGTGACCTGGACCGGTTTAGGGAGGTGATTAAGGAGAGGGGTTGGTCGGAATACTCTCCCAACCCCGCCACGGGCCTCCTCACGGAGCTGGTCGAGCGGTTCTTGGCTAGGTTCCCGGGTGCCGTGGCCGTCAAGGGACCGGACCGGGAGCGAGGTACCGAGGAGTTCGTCGTCGAGATACCGGGCGGCGACGCGTTCTTGGACGAAATACTGGAGGAATGTGAACGGATACGTGAGAACTTCGAAAGAGAGTTCAGAGGAGAGGTCACGATCAGCCTCGGTGTAGGCGTCGGCCCGGCACCACGCAACCGCCGTCCACTCCGCGAAGGCGAGTCGCCGGCGGTCCGGAGGGCCCTCGAGGCGCTTCGGGAGGCGAAGAGGAAGGGAGGAAACGCTATCGTAGTCCGGGGGTGACGGAGTTGACGGAGTTCTGGACGCGGTGCTACGCGCTGGCGGCGAGATCGCTGATCGAGGTTATGAGGACGAAATCGTACCCGGTGCAGTATATCCTCAGGAAGACGCTGTCCGAGTACGACGACAAGACACAATCCGTGACGCGGAGCATGGTGTACGACGTGCTCCGCCGCTACGGGACACTAGAGCGCGTCGTCGACGACGTCTCGAGGTCAGAGCTTCCGCCGTTGGAGCGCGCCCTCGTGATGGTGGCTGCGAACGAGGTCCTCTACGAGGGTAAACACTCGGCACCGGTGACGGACTCCGCGACCCGGGCAGCCAAGGAACTCGGATTGAACCACCGCCGCGTCCACGGAGTCGTCGCGGACCTAGAGGAGTACGAGGGACCGGAACCGGAGGACGATATCGACAGGATGTGCCTTGAGTACCACCATCCACGGTGGTTCGTCGAGAAGTTCGGTGCCCTCATCGACGAGGACGAGCTCAAGGATCTCATGGAAGTCCACAACGAACCGCCTGAGTACTATACGTTCCGAGTTAACACGATGGTAACCGAC
Above is a window of Methanopyrus sp. SNP6 DNA encoding:
- the serA gene encoding phosphoglycerate dehydrogenase is translated as MAKILVTDPIHEDALRKLEELGEVIVLEDADEEEIREHVRDADAWVVRSGTRVTREMIKEAERLKVIARAGVGVDNIDVKAATERGIIVVNAPESSSISVAEHTMGLILALARKIPQADRSVRRGEWDRKTFMGVELAGKTLGLIGLGRIGQQVAKRAKAFEMEVIAYDPYIPRKVAEELGVELVDELEELLERADIVSIHVPLTEETEGMIGEEELKRMKSSAFLINCARGKIVDEEALIKALKEGWIAGAALDVFAEEPPGEDHPLYELDNVVLTPHIGGSTGEAQRSAGLIVAREIERVLKGEIPENVVNLPLAGVPDDVRELMEVGERLADAAAQALEGRLRSVQVKVGGEFEDREKEALKRAILKGCLDRVLTDPVTMVNAIDVAERRGIEFEFTVSDELEGGEVEVVVRSDEDEISLRGELVEDRVYLTSVNGYEVRFKLSGPTLFVWHVDRPGVIGEVGIILGEHRVNVAAMEVGRRERGGEAIMVIRTDEEPPEECLRAIDEVEPVRRVELVRC
- a CDS encoding 4Fe-4S binding protein, whose translation is MAEARLEPVKEVSPPLLRVVREGAEERELVVNTSKCAACGICETACPVGAISVAPPSAVVRKGEDPIDVDESKCVLCGICSFVCPYDVIQLFVNGKPMTEVGLPKLPKSVEVDEEKCVYCSLCADTCPQEAITVEREVPTPGDLVMGEIEIDEEKCIYCKACEEACPADAITVERPKPSADNPEPEFSIEVDEDKCVYCGVCMRTCPVDAIKVGCMVCYGTTRGEIPEKSEVDGSVDVDPSSCVYCGWCGFVCPVDAIEVIKPYEGTLEVDDEECVGCGLCVEVCPCGALEFEKGGKAGKTKIVAHPETCAYCGACARACPVSAITVVREGVTAMPEVPTKAWKKALDSVLGPVEKE
- the cbiD gene encoding cobalt-precorrin-5B (C(1))-methyltransferase CbiD translates to MSSILDPIRGIPVDLELVRRELNVDLPTARYLVRTGLITTDGARVLRRGPTTGTCATAAAKAAAIRLLEGRTVRIVRVRLPIGTVVGVRVSRVDGYPPEARVKKPGNDDRVDVTAGVTIAARVEETGSQGIEIRAGRGVGETPSGEPAISEAAREQIIDNLRYLADSYGIGLRVTIEVPDGEEIARKTLAHRHGVEGGISILGTKGLVDPNSEEAIEGSIRSDLRYVGRFPCLVTGYRTMDRARRLGIPSRDIINCHGRYDLALEAVKTGVPADGEVKRFGAVLIFGMPGKLLKLAAGVYNTHSKVADARRESLVTRLVEIGRPDIAVKALRHEGLISEFLRGLDPDVRRKLFERVCELVEERVSSDHDIECGCALYFRSGDSEEVVEGEGWKRLVRGHDDDLIGRPRG
- a CDS encoding ParA family protein — translated: MRLGIPFLVGVTAYQGGTGKTTVAFNAGLEFARPRGFDGVPACPVVMIDLDPQGQARKGGRTLVSLFEDGPFERHSIRISVSDFRMWKVEYDPNGFDDIVRKDVPFGTALLAVPRKGLERINASSLRRLIGEVHELVGDPPIALVDTPPMNVRAEWVRNILVECDLVVPVADFRSIKQLSRFFRESGYVTRFAVLNKVFEGRTKEAEFLRKRVKEELSRLPIDTESDLIWVPDSEVIRVATDLGVPVRMRFNSYGYATPFRRIARRITLEWSRRVI
- a CDS encoding methanogenesis marker 6 protein, whose protein sequence is MNISRYFALAPGAGVSSKELVQWLLENSPPEVTIKETCFGAIADGPEDELRKLAERAREEFGYAVFSKVRGYPAGDPRVCRRTRGGGPRPGFPQLQREVELLDLIAEGLRALDRGEEVELEEREPVSANTIRKLAEEELE
- a CDS encoding homoserine kinase, coding for MSTVVRAPATIANVGPGFDVFGLAVDGFHDVVKAREADGVRIVTEDSIPTDPERNTAGRVALRMVEEFDLPGVTLEIGKGVPVGGLGSSAASAVAAAVAIDREFGLGLEESELLRFAAEGERAAAGEPHYDNVAPCLLGGFVIWRSEREYRRLEVPGDLGFVTVTPIGVRVTTEEARRVLRERPPSLDDVVNNLSAVALMVAAIAEGDAETFARLIGQDRISEPVRRRFVPRYGELREAAYGAGALGFAISGAGPTVFAVCWREDAEDVKTALEDALSGKCVSAIHGVSEGVEVA